Proteins from a genomic interval of Salipiger sp. CCB-MM3:
- a CDS encoding alpha/beta family hydrolase, whose translation MAQGTERFVDRAEAGRKLGARLASMALEQPVVYALPRGGVPVALEVARALKAPLDLIFVRKIGAPGAPEVALGAIVDGAAPQMVINEEVMRSFGSDADYLEKARARELVELERRRTRYLGDRPQVSAADRTAVIVDDGLATGATMKAAIIAMRRQGARSICVAVPVAPSEVAREFAALADTVVCLNPAPRFYGVGGFYDDFHQLSDEETVGLLRQAWAEDTEPHHAPSRRNVAVPPLALAGELVVPEDPRGLIIFAHGSGSSRLSPRNRAVAEVLNERGFATLLFDLLTPQEAQDRRNVFDIPLLAERVAEAVGYVAGEPDVADLAIGLFGASTGAGAALVAAANLKGRIGAVVSRGGRPDLAGAHLAQVTAPTLLIVGGHDEHVLTLNRQALFALESEKMLKIVPGASHLFEEPGALEMATEIACNWFEHYLQVLPDTVHPEPEHHLQGPAEIVAALRSAVIPLPEPEESSFGAAFDDYGSARVVLLGEASHGTSEFYRARAAITMRLVERHGFTLVAAEADWPDAAMIDRYIRHRPGASSRRLPFSRFPTWMWRNREVDDFVASLRDHNAKVEPDEQVRFHGLDLYSMTASIAAVLEYLDRVDPAAAREARQRYGCIDPWSQELAAYGRASLSRGYALCEAPVMRTLLDLLQSELLYAARDGDEFFDAVQNARLVANAERYYRVMYYGSHESWNLRDSHMFETLKHVLDRGGPDTKAVVWAHNSHIGDARFTDMGSARGELNIGQLCREEFGRQAVLIGFGTHSGTVAAASEWDAPMEVKTVRPSRPDSYEALCHGVGEKRFLLDMRQDMDPALRRALRDPRLERYIGVIYRPETERWSHYSHATLPDEYDAFVWFDETRAVTPVPTRVIAGEDETYPFGL comes from the coding sequence ATGGCTCAAGGAACAGAGCGTTTCGTCGATCGCGCAGAGGCCGGGCGCAAACTTGGTGCTCGCCTTGCGTCGATGGCGCTGGAGCAGCCGGTTGTCTACGCCTTGCCGCGCGGGGGTGTGCCGGTGGCGCTGGAGGTCGCACGGGCGTTGAAGGCGCCGCTGGATCTTATCTTCGTGCGCAAGATCGGCGCGCCGGGCGCGCCCGAGGTCGCGCTCGGGGCCATCGTCGACGGCGCGGCGCCGCAGATGGTGATCAACGAGGAGGTCATGCGCAGCTTTGGCAGCGACGCTGACTATCTGGAAAAGGCGCGGGCGCGGGAACTCGTGGAACTCGAACGGCGCCGCACGCGCTACCTCGGCGACCGGCCGCAAGTGTCGGCGGCGGACAGGACAGCGGTGATCGTCGACGACGGTTTGGCCACTGGCGCCACCATGAAGGCGGCGATCATCGCCATGCGCAGGCAGGGCGCGCGCAGCATCTGCGTTGCCGTCCCCGTGGCGCCGTCCGAAGTGGCGCGGGAGTTTGCCGCGCTGGCCGACACGGTGGTCTGCCTGAACCCCGCGCCGCGCTTTTACGGTGTCGGCGGCTTTTACGACGACTTCCATCAACTCAGCGACGAAGAGACCGTCGGCCTTCTGCGGCAGGCATGGGCCGAGGACACCGAGCCGCACCACGCGCCGTCGCGCCGCAATGTCGCCGTGCCGCCGCTGGCTCTGGCCGGTGAGTTGGTTGTGCCCGAGGATCCGCGCGGGCTGATTATCTTCGCTCATGGCAGCGGCTCAAGTCGGCTCAGCCCGCGCAACCGTGCCGTCGCCGAGGTGCTGAACGAGCGGGGCTTTGCCACGCTGCTGTTTGATTTGCTGACTCCGCAAGAGGCGCAGGACAGGCGCAACGTGTTTGATATTCCGCTTCTGGCCGAACGGGTTGCCGAAGCTGTGGGCTATGTGGCTGGCGAGCCCGATGTCGCCGATCTTGCGATCGGTCTCTTCGGGGCGAGCACCGGGGCCGGGGCAGCGCTGGTCGCGGCGGCGAACCTGAAGGGGCGCATCGGCGCTGTCGTCTCGCGCGGGGGCAGGCCCGACCTTGCCGGAGCGCATTTGGCGCAGGTGACCGCGCCGACACTGCTGATCGTCGGAGGGCATGACGAACACGTGCTGACGCTGAACCGGCAGGCGCTCTTCGCCCTCGAAAGCGAGAAGATGCTGAAGATCGTGCCCGGCGCGAGTCATCTTTTCGAGGAGCCGGGGGCGCTGGAGATGGCGACCGAGATCGCCTGCAACTGGTTCGAGCACTACCTGCAGGTGCTTCCCGACACGGTGCACCCAGAGCCCGAACACCATCTGCAGGGGCCCGCCGAGATCGTCGCCGCCCTGCGCAGCGCCGTGATCCCCTTGCCCGAGCCCGAGGAGTCGTCCTTTGGGGCTGCCTTCGATGACTACGGAAGCGCGCGGGTTGTTCTGCTGGGCGAGGCCTCGCACGGAACCTCCGAGTTCTACCGGGCGCGCGCGGCGATCACCATGCGGCTCGTCGAGAGGCATGGCTTTACCCTTGTCGCCGCCGAGGCCGACTGGCCGGATGCGGCGATGATCGACCGCTACATCCGCCACAGACCCGGCGCCTCGTCGCGGCGGCTGCCGTTCTCGCGCTTCCCGACGTGGATGTGGCGCAATCGCGAGGTCGACGATTTCGTCGCCAGCCTGCGCGACCACAATGCGAAGGTGGAACCCGACGAACAGGTGCGGTTCCATGGGCTCGACCTTTACAGCATGACCGCCTCCATCGCCGCGGTGTTGGAGTATCTCGACCGGGTCGATCCGGCGGCGGCACGGGAGGCGCGACAGCGCTATGGCTGTATCGACCCGTGGTCGCAGGAGCTTGCGGCCTATGGGCGTGCCTCGCTCAGCCGCGGCTATGCGCTCTGCGAGGCGCCGGTGATGCGCACGCTGCTTGATCTGCTGCAGAGTGAGTTGCTCTACGCCGCCCGCGATGGGGACGAGTTCTTCGACGCGGTGCAGAACGCGCGGCTCGTCGCCAATGCAGAGCGCTACTACCGGGTGATGTACTACGGCTCGCATGAATCGTGGAACCTGCGCGACAGCCACATGTTCGAGACGCTCAAGCATGTGCTGGACCGCGGCGGCCCCGACACCAAGGCAGTGGTCTGGGCGCATAATTCCCACATTGGTGATGCGCGCTTCACCGATATGGGCAGCGCCCGCGGCGAATTGAACATCGGGCAGCTTTGTCGCGAGGAGTTCGGCAGACAAGCGGTGCTGATCGGCTTCGGGACCCATAGCGGGACGGTGGCCGCCGCTTCGGAATGGGATGCGCCAATGGAAGTGAAGACCGTGCGCCCCTCGCGGCCCGACAGCTACGAGGCGCTCTGCCATGGCGTCGGGGAAAAGCGGTTCCTGCTCGACATGAGGCAGGACATGGACCCGGCGCTGCGCCGCGCGCTCCGCGATCCCCGGCTCGAGCGTTATATCGGCGTGATCTATCGTCCCGAGACAGAGCGTTGGAGCCATTACTCCCACGCCACGCTGCCCGACGAATATGACGCGTTCGTCTGGTTTGACGAGACCCGCGCCGTCACCCCCGTGCCGACGCGCGTGATCGCGGGGGAGGATGAGACGTATCCCTTCGGGCTCTGA
- a CDS encoding sugar ABC transporter ATP-binding protein, which yields MLQAVSDPTPVLRCEGVSKTFGGHRALDRAALSIAPGEVHGLLGQNGSGKSTLIKVLAGFHPPDPGGSLWVNGREVELTQAALASLPISFVHQHLGLIPSLTVTENMLIKELALQNRLAVNWRHETRRIRALLQRYEVDVDPGTEVSKLSPVQRALIAIVRASAEVIEGHGAGGGLLILDEPTPFLPQRDVEQLFGLVRTVVRAGSSVIFVSHDVDEVMEITDRATILKNGAVSARLTTAEANREDFITAIVGRKLELAAPPSQLSGARTERASVSGLSGETVSGLDFSVAAGEVLGLTGLIGSGYDEVPYLVYGAKAGTGELVLDGRTMDVAAISPAAAIDAGIVLIPSDRPKAGAIGALPITDNITMPRLGRDLGTWWLRRRSMRGSARALMTEYDVRPAGDPALPMASLSGGNAQKVVLAKWLQMNPGLVLLDEPTQGVDVGARQTVFNRIQSIASGGAAVACASSDYEQLAAICHRVLIFSRGRIVRTLVGGEIDKQSIAEASLNASNM from the coding sequence ATGCTGCAGGCCGTCAGCGATCCGACCCCGGTGCTGCGCTGCGAGGGGGTCTCCAAGACCTTCGGCGGGCACCGGGCGCTCGACCGGGCCGCCTTGTCGATTGCTCCGGGCGAAGTGCACGGGCTGCTGGGGCAGAACGGGTCGGGGAAATCGACGCTGATCAAGGTTCTGGCGGGGTTTCACCCGCCGGATCCCGGCGGCAGCCTCTGGGTGAACGGGCGCGAGGTGGAGCTGACGCAGGCGGCGCTTGCCAGCCTGCCGATCAGCTTCGTGCACCAGCATCTGGGGCTGATCCCCTCGCTCACCGTCACCGAGAACATGCTGATCAAGGAACTCGCGCTGCAAAACCGCCTTGCCGTGAACTGGCGGCATGAGACGCGGCGCATACGCGCGTTGCTGCAGCGCTACGAGGTGGATGTCGATCCCGGCACCGAAGTCTCGAAGCTCTCGCCGGTGCAGCGCGCGCTCATCGCGATCGTCCGCGCCTCTGCCGAGGTGATTGAAGGGCATGGCGCGGGCGGCGGGCTGCTGATCCTCGACGAGCCGACGCCCTTCCTTCCGCAGCGCGACGTCGAGCAACTGTTCGGGCTGGTGCGCACCGTGGTGCGCGCGGGATCCAGCGTGATCTTCGTGTCGCATGACGTCGACGAGGTGATGGAGATCACCGACCGCGCGACAATTCTCAAGAACGGCGCGGTCTCGGCGCGGCTGACCACCGCCGAAGCGAACCGCGAGGATTTCATCACCGCGATCGTCGGGCGCAAGCTGGAACTGGCGGCACCGCCGTCGCAGTTGAGCGGCGCGCGCACTGAGCGGGCATCGGTCAGCGGGCTGAGCGGCGAGACGGTCAGCGGGCTCGATTTCTCGGTTGCCGCCGGCGAAGTGCTGGGTCTGACCGGGCTGATCGGCTCGGGCTATGACGAGGTGCCCTATCTGGTCTATGGCGCCAAGGCGGGGACGGGCGAACTGGTTCTGGACGGCAGAACCATGGACGTCGCGGCCATCTCCCCGGCCGCCGCGATCGACGCCGGCATTGTGCTGATCCCCTCGGACCGGCCCAAGGCAGGCGCCATCGGAGCGCTGCCGATCACCGACAATATCACCATGCCCCGGCTCGGGCGCGATCTGGGCACATGGTGGCTGCGGCGGCGCTCGATGCGCGGCAGCGCCCGTGCGCTGATGACCGAGTACGACGTGCGCCCAGCAGGCGATCCGGCATTGCCGATGGCCTCGCTCAGTGGCGGCAACGCGCAGAAGGTGGTGCTCGCCAAATGGCTGCAGATGAACCCCGGGCTGGTCTTGCTCGACGAACCGACGCAGGGCGTGGACGTCGGCGCAAGGCAGACCGTGTTCAACCGTATCCAATCCATTGCCTCGGGCGGGGCGGCGGTCGCCTGCGCCAGTTCCGATTACGAGCAGCTGGCCGCCATCTGCCACCGCGTCCTCATCTTCTCGCGAGGCCGCATCGTCAGAACGCTGGTGGGCGGCGAGATCGACAAGCAGTCGATCGCCGAAGCCAGCCTTAACGCATCCAACATGTGA
- a CDS encoding GntR family transcriptional regulator, which yields MKETTTLETPEADGNGTGADKQAIEQRIYDRIVDAIIDKQLRPGAHLNEVQIARSFGVPRTRLRRVLERLEAEHVVVFERNRGAFVGLPTVKEAMDVFETRRLLEAVVIELACMRATETDIAELRDHVRRQREVIETRSNEVNRIGADFHMMLTELTGNEVLVQTMSGLMRRLSLIQSLYEKSDSVCLAHEHEALVEAMARKDAAACVRISLEHCAHIEASLEISERKRQSYFTL from the coding sequence ATGAAGGAAACGACGACGCTCGAGACGCCGGAGGCAGACGGCAATGGCACGGGCGCCGACAAACAGGCGATCGAGCAAAGGATCTACGACCGGATCGTCGACGCCATCATCGACAAGCAACTGCGTCCCGGCGCGCATCTCAACGAGGTGCAGATCGCCCGCAGCTTTGGTGTGCCCCGCACACGGCTGCGGCGCGTGCTTGAGCGGCTTGAGGCGGAGCACGTCGTGGTCTTTGAACGCAATCGCGGGGCCTTCGTCGGCCTGCCGACGGTGAAGGAAGCGATGGACGTCTTCGAGACGCGTCGGTTGCTGGAGGCGGTGGTGATCGAACTGGCCTGCATGCGCGCCACCGAGACCGACATCGCCGAGTTGCGCGACCATGTGCGGCGCCAGCGCGAGGTGATCGAGACGCGGTCGAACGAGGTGAATCGGATCGGCGCGGATTTCCACATGATGCTGACAGAGCTGACCGGAAATGAGGTGCTGGTGCAGACGATGAGCGGGCTGATGCGCCGCCTGTCGTTGATTCAGTCGCTCTATGAAAAGAGCGACAGCGTGTGCCTTGCGCATGAGCATGAGGCACTTGTCGAGGCCATGGCGCGCAAGGATGCCGCCGCCTGCGTACGCATCAGCCTCGAACATTGCGCCCACATAGAAGCCTCGCTGGAGATCAGCGAACGCAAGCGGCAGTCGTATTTCACGCTCTGA
- a CDS encoding allantoinase PuuE, with amino-acid sequence MLNSLERDFIGYGEHPPQAEWPNGAKLALNFVLNYEEGSEYALDLGDGLSDAGLTEAPSSVPQGARDLAAESMFEYGSRVGFWRLHRLFQSRGLPMTIYACALALERNPDAARAIAAADYDICCHGWRWVEHYKLSEAEERAHIARAVTSLQKTVGKAPDGWYCRYGPSVNTRRLVTEHGGFLYDSDSYADELPFYVEQDGAPRLVVPYTLTNNDLKWSTGNLSDGESFYRSLKESFDMLLEEGATTPKMMNVGLHMRLVGHPGRASGLARFLDYARSKPEVWICKRVDIARHWLQRHPPEAAA; translated from the coding sequence ATGCTCAACAGCCTTGAACGCGATTTCATCGGCTATGGCGAACACCCGCCTCAGGCGGAGTGGCCGAATGGTGCGAAGCTCGCGCTGAATTTCGTGCTGAATTATGAGGAAGGCTCGGAATACGCGCTCGATCTCGGCGACGGGCTCAGCGATGCCGGGCTGACCGAGGCACCAAGCTCGGTGCCGCAGGGCGCGCGCGACCTCGCAGCGGAATCCATGTTCGAATACGGCAGCCGGGTCGGATTCTGGCGCCTGCACCGACTGTTCCAGTCGCGCGGGCTGCCGATGACCATCTACGCCTGCGCGCTGGCGCTGGAACGCAACCCCGACGCGGCGCGCGCGATTGCTGCCGCCGATTACGACATCTGCTGTCACGGCTGGCGCTGGGTCGAGCACTACAAACTGAGCGAGGCCGAAGAGCGCGCGCATATCGCGCGGGCTGTCACCAGCCTGCAAAAGACGGTCGGCAAGGCACCCGATGGCTGGTACTGCCGCTATGGCCCAAGCGTGAACACCCGGCGCCTCGTTACCGAGCATGGCGGCTTTCTCTACGACAGCGACAGCTACGCCGATGAATTGCCGTTCTACGTCGAGCAGGATGGCGCGCCACGCCTCGTCGTGCCCTACACGCTGACCAACAACGATCTGAAATGGTCGACCGGCAATCTCAGCGACGGGGAAAGCTTTTACCGCAGTCTCAAGGAATCCTTCGACATGTTGCTCGAAGAGGGCGCCACGACGCCGAAGATGATGAACGTCGGGCTGCACATGCGCCTTGTCGGTCATCCGGGCCGGGCATCCGGCCTTGCGCGCTTCCTCGACTACGCTCGCTCGAAGCCGGAGGTCTGGATCTGCAAGCGCGTGGATATTGCCCGGCACTGGCTGCAACGCCATCCGCCGGAGGCGGCGGCGTGA
- a CDS encoding ureidoglycolate lyase — protein sequence MIVVIEPFEPEAFAEFGASFALPEQPGQRLGWSPQLTNGRGAGAQPRLDVVMAAPAALPLDLPKMERHPQSSQSFIPLDGADYVIAVARDGGDGAPDPKTLRAWRVPGTVALIYHAGSWHAPLAVPEKAGRFAVFMYTAGQEGAAGPGDEEWSELPPGISLAAK from the coding sequence GTGATTGTCGTCATCGAGCCCTTCGAGCCCGAGGCCTTTGCCGAGTTTGGCGCGAGCTTCGCGCTGCCGGAGCAGCCCGGCCAACGGCTGGGTTGGAGCCCGCAGTTAACCAACGGGCGCGGCGCTGGCGCGCAGCCCCGGCTCGACGTGGTGATGGCGGCACCGGCAGCGTTGCCGCTGGACCTGCCGAAGATGGAGCGGCATCCGCAGTCCTCGCAGTCCTTCATTCCACTCGACGGGGCGGACTATGTGATCGCGGTTGCGCGAGACGGTGGAGACGGTGCCCCCGATCCCAAGACACTGCGCGCTTGGCGTGTGCCCGGCACGGTGGCGCTGATTTATCATGCCGGCAGTTGGCACGCGCCACTGGCGGTCCCGGAGAAGGCTGGCCGTTTCGCGGTATTCATGTACACGGCGGGGCAGGAGGGGGCTGCGGGCCCCGGCGACGAGGAATGGTCCGAGCTACCGCCCGGCATTTCCCTTGCTGCGAAATAG
- a CDS encoding ABC transporter permease, translated as MTLQSIDGAETSQQSRTRSLVRFLERFGLLIVWFAMIAWFGYLRPETFLTWGNISTILGSQAVLVVMALGLLLPLSANDFDMSAAYTMTLSAMTIAVLNVNHGVGIGWAILIALAVGTLVGFINGMIMTVFRIHSLIVTLGSGTFLHGVTLWVSNSMTISGIDQKLVNAVIVTRLFGIPLEFYYAIALAAVLWYCFEFTSFGRRILFVGRGRDVARLSGINTDRTRVLCLMSSGFFAAFAGVLYTGTQGAADPVSGVSYQLPAFAAAFLGSTSIMPGRFNPWGTTLAVYFLVTGITGLVFLGYGSFIQEMFYGGALVIAVCLSQLVRGRQQQDF; from the coding sequence ATGACACTGCAAAGCATAGACGGGGCGGAGACGTCCCAACAGTCCCGGACCCGCAGCCTCGTCCGGTTTCTAGAGCGGTTCGGGCTGCTGATCGTCTGGTTCGCGATGATCGCATGGTTCGGCTACCTGCGCCCCGAGACCTTCCTGACCTGGGGCAACATCTCGACCATCCTTGGCTCGCAGGCGGTTCTTGTGGTCATGGCTCTGGGGCTGCTGCTGCCGCTCTCGGCCAATGATTTCGACATGTCTGCCGCCTATACAATGACGCTTTCGGCGATGACCATCGCCGTGCTCAACGTGAACCACGGGGTCGGCATCGGCTGGGCCATCCTGATCGCGCTGGCTGTCGGCACGCTGGTCGGCTTCATCAACGGCATGATCATGACGGTGTTCCGCATCCATTCGCTGATCGTCACGCTGGGCAGCGGAACCTTCCTGCATGGTGTGACGCTCTGGGTCAGCAATTCGATGACCATCAGCGGCATCGACCAGAAGCTGGTCAACGCTGTGATCGTCACCCGGCTCTTCGGCATCCCGTTGGAGTTCTACTACGCGATCGCGCTGGCCGCGGTGCTTTGGTACTGCTTCGAGTTCACTTCGTTCGGGCGGCGCATCCTCTTTGTCGGGCGGGGGCGCGACGTGGCCCGGCTTTCGGGGATCAACACCGACCGGACGCGGGTGCTCTGTCTGATGAGTTCGGGCTTCTTCGCCGCCTTTGCCGGGGTGCTCTACACCGGCACCCAAGGCGCGGCGGACCCGGTTTCAGGCGTCAGCTATCAGCTTCCGGCCTTTGCCGCGGCCTTCTTGGGATCAACCTCGATCATGCCAGGACGCTTCAACCCGTGGGGCACTACGCTGGCGGTCTATTTCCTCGTGACCGGGATCACCGGCCTCGTGTTCCTCGGTTACGGCTCGTTCATCCAAGAAATGTTCTACGGCGGCGCGCTCGTCATCGCGGTCTGCCTGTCGCAGTTGGTGCGTGGACGCCAGCAGCAAGACTTCTGA
- a CDS encoding sugar ABC transporter substrate-binding protein — MSKYIALASFAAAAVTLSASFAQAEDLAYFEEQIAPYAGKPSFEAPGPTFDAKSCMADKKVFSIPQSSANPFTSNIEQAMAGVAEKVGFEFTTWENQGQVSQWAQGIETAINQGVDLIDLLGGVDPRVLKPQIEAAQAAGIKVVASHNNGMEQSEEIREIADSDVPIDYYKAGALLVDHAVVSTEGDLNALVLISSGPLSTDSMVSGIKAELEKCETCKAQFLDYIGTDWATRITPGVQSALMSNPEVNYIIVIYDSMSQFVLPAVTITGSQDRLNINAFNGTPFVLGMVQKGQVEMDIGENLDWIAHSVMDSEMRLLCGEEEIDDPKIPFMMFTEANAMDAGSPPELSKGYGDAYQAGFDELWQLN; from the coding sequence GTGAGCAAATACATTGCATTGGCAAGTTTTGCGGCCGCTGCCGTAACGCTGAGCGCGAGCTTCGCCCAAGCGGAAGACCTCGCGTATTTCGAAGAGCAGATTGCCCCCTATGCGGGCAAGCCGAGCTTCGAGGCACCGGGGCCGACCTTTGATGCAAAATCCTGCATGGCGGACAAGAAGGTCTTCAGCATCCCTCAATCGAGCGCCAACCCCTTCACCTCGAACATCGAGCAGGCGATGGCTGGCGTCGCCGAGAAAGTCGGTTTCGAGTTCACCACTTGGGAAAACCAAGGGCAGGTCTCGCAATGGGCGCAGGGCATCGAGACCGCGATCAATCAGGGCGTCGATCTCATCGACCTTCTGGGCGGCGTCGACCCGCGCGTGCTGAAACCGCAGATCGAAGCGGCACAGGCGGCCGGGATCAAGGTGGTGGCCTCGCACAACAACGGCATGGAGCAATCGGAAGAGATCCGCGAGATCGCCGACAGCGACGTGCCGATCGACTACTACAAAGCCGGCGCGCTGCTGGTCGATCACGCGGTGGTCAGCACCGAGGGCGATCTCAACGCGCTCGTGCTGATCTCGAGCGGCCCTCTGTCGACCGACTCCATGGTTTCGGGGATCAAGGCCGAGCTCGAGAAATGCGAGACATGCAAGGCTCAGTTCCTCGACTATATCGGCACCGACTGGGCGACCCGCATCACCCCCGGCGTGCAATCGGCGCTGATGTCGAACCCCGAAGTGAACTACATCATCGTCATCTATGACAGCATGTCGCAATTCGTGCTGCCCGCTGTGACCATCACCGGCTCGCAGGACCGGCTGAACATCAACGCCTTCAACGGCACTCCCTTCGTTCTGGGTATGGTTCAGAAGGGGCAGGTCGAGATGGACATCGGCGAGAACCTCGACTGGATCGCGCACTCGGTCATGGACTCGGAGATGCGTCTGCTCTGCGGTGAAGAAGAGATCGATGATCCGAAGATCCCCTTCATGATGTTCACCGAAGCCAACGCCATGGACGCGGGGTCGCCGCCGGAGCTGTCGAAAGGCTATGGCGACGCCTACCAAGCCGGTTTTGACGAGCTGTGGCAGCTGAACTGA